CTTCTGCTTGTGAAATCGCCATCCACTGATCATGAAAATATGCCATATCATTCATGTAAGGGAGCTTTCCGAGGTCTTGCATGACACCATTGGTTTCGTATGGCCCCCAATAACCAAGATTCACGTCAGAAGTTGCGATTCCAACATGTGATATTTCACGAGGCATCTGGGCAATATCAATTTGTGCATTTCCGTTGCTGTCACAAATAAGATTACCATCAGAATCCTTAAGTGCCCCCCACAATCCTCCCACTCTAGGCCGCCCATATACATTAAGCTTGGCAACGGCTTGTTCCTTGGCAGGCTGCCCTTCTATGTCTTTCCCAACTTTTCCTCGATAGACTTCTCGCGCTGCCGCGAGAATAGCACCACGTCCGAATGCAGCTAGCACTTGCTCGTCAGTTCCGCCGCTTGCCGCGACAGCTGCACCTCCTATACTCGCCGCAGCAAGTGTGCGCTTTGCGTTGTCGATTAACATTTCCGACGGCATTCCATCAATGAGCTTTAAGCCTTTCGATGTCGCCCAAGCGATGATCCCTGCTTTCAGAGCCGCCTCTAGACTTTCAGTAGCCTTGTAAGTTACCCATGCTGCATATGCGGCAGCACCACCCGGCCCTCCATAAACGGTAGCGCCTGCTGCAGCAAGGTTATTTAAAAGGCTTGACTCCATAACCGCATCGGCTGCTGCGGCTTCGGTATGCTTCAACGGATCTATCATTGCATACCACACCGCGTCTACTAGTTTTCCCTCAAGTACGCGACGCTCCGCATCAGATAAAGTCTTTCCGATTCCATCGACTTGGTTCTCGACAAAGTGATACGTTGCAGCTGCAAGCTCTACGATGTTTTCGTAAGCTCTCCCAACCTCAGCAACTGTGTCGTTGCTCACCTTTGAAAAAGTAGCCTCAATATCTTTCCCAGCTTTTGCTACATTCGCCTCGACATCTTTCCCAGCTTTTGCTACATTCGCCTCGACATCTTTACCAGCTTTTACCACATTCTGCCCAACGTCATTGGCGGCTTTTTCGGCTGTGGTGGCAACATCTTGGGCGGCATCCTTTACTGCTTCTACAGTATTCTGTATGAACTTTTCGCCCTCTTTTATGACCTCATCGACAATTGGTATACTTATTCCAAAAGGCATTTTGACCCCCTCTCCTAAGGTTGGAGATTGTAAAGCTCACTGACTGCGAACGCAATATTGTACGACCCTAATATTTTATGCGGAGAAACACATTGATAAACTGCTTTCAGATTAAACGCATGTATAACCAACTCAATCCTGCTTTATATGCGAAATGCCTTTAACTTAGATAACACGACAATTTTTCTGAAGATAGACAATGCACACCCTATAAAAACTTTCAGTATCATCATTAATTTTATATTTATTTTCACTATATTTTTTTATCTTTTATAAAATACAACAAAGCAAATAAAAAGTAAAGTTTTATTTTTCACAGGCCATTTTATCTACTTCCGCGCTTCCAATGCTTCCCAACGTTCCAAGCACACCAATAACGCTTCGTCGATTTCACCCAGTCGCTCGGTCAAGGCCACGCCGCGTTTGGGTTCGTTGACAAAAATTTGACCGTCGAGCAAGAGTGCGTTGATGCCGTTTTGCTCATTTTCTAGATTGGCGATGGTGATCGGCAGTTCTTCCAGTTCTTTTTGTTCTTTGAAACTCAATTTGCTTTTCGCGGTGGTTTTGATCGGATCGGCAGGTGCTGCTTTTTCAGGCTCTTCGGCTTTTTTCGGGGCGTGTTTGAGCATGGCGGCATCGACTTCGGCGTAGCCCACAGGTGTGGTCAGGCCGCTTTGACGTTGCCAGTCATAGAAGCCACCCACGTATTCGCGCCATTCGCCCACACGTGGTTCGGCGGCGATGATGCTGGTGACGACATTGTCGAGGAATTGTCGGTCGTGCGAGACAAGGAATACGGTGCCGGGGTATTCTTGCAGCAGCTCTTCGAGGAGTTCGAGTGTTTCGATGTCGAGGTCGTTGGTGGGTTCATCCATGACCAGCACGTTGGCTGGGTTGGCGAATAAACGCGCCAGCAACAGGCGGTTGCGTTCGCCGCCTGAGAGTGATTTCACAGGTGAATGGGCGCGTTGCGGGGCGAAGAGGAAATCGGCGAGGTAGCCCATGACGTGCTTTTTAGCGCCATTGATTTCAACCCATTCACTGCCGGGACTGATGGTGTCGGCCAAGGTTTGTTCTGGGTCAAGCGCGCCACGCATTTGATCAAAGTAGGCGACAGAAATGTTCGTGCCTGTTTTGATGCGTCCTGAATCGGCTTCCAGTTCACCGAGGATGAGTTTGAGCAAGGTGGTTTTGCCCATGCCGTTGCCTGCGAGGAAGCCAACTTTGTCGCCGCGCATGATGTTGGCGGTGAAATCATGGACAATTTTTCGATCGCCAAAGGATTTACAGACATTTTCCATCTCGGCCACGACTTTGCCTGAGCGGTCGCCTTGGGCAACTTCAAGTTTCACATTGCCAACTTGCTCACGACGTGCGGAGGATTGTTGGCGCATTTCGAGCAGGCGGTTGATGCGGGCGACAGATTTGGTGCGGCGGGCTTCGACGCCTTTGCGAATCCAGACTTCTTCTTGCGCCATGACTTTATCAAACTTGGCGTTTTCTATGGCTTCATCGGCGAGCTGCTGGGCTTTCAGGGCTTGATATTCAGTGAAGTTGCCAGGGTAGCTGCGAATCAGGCCACGATCCAGTTCGATGATGCGCGTGGCCACGTTGTCCAAAAATGCGCGGTCGTGGGTGATGAGCAGAACGGCACCTTTGAAACTGCGCAGCAGTTCTTCCAGCCAGCCGATTGCGGTCATGTCCAGATGGTTGGTGGGTTCGTCCAGCAGCAGAATGTCTGGGGCTTGCACCAATGCGCGCGCAATGGCGACGCGCTTTTGCACACCGCCTGAAAGTTTGCCGCACAGGGCGTGTTCATCCAAGCCGAGTTGATCCAAGGTCGCTTGTACGCGCGTGTGCAACGTCCAGCCGTCGTTGTGTTCAAGTTCGGTTTGCACCATTTGCAAACGATCCAGCAGTTCCATTTGGTGATCGCCCTCGGCGTGCGCGAGTTCTTCGATGAGGTTTTCGTATTCAATCAACAGCTGTGCGCCTTCACCCACGCCTTCGGCGACGGCTTGCAGCACGGTCATGTCGGCGGCGAACAAGGGTTCTTGCTCAACGTAAGCGCATTTCAAACCTTGCTGGCGGCTGATCAGCCCATCGTCCAAAGACTGTAAACCCGCAATGATTTTCAATAAAGAGGATTTGCCCGTGCCATTGCGACCAATCAGGCCAACGCGTTCGCCCTCTTCTAAGGCAAAATCGGTGTGGTCAAGTAAAGCGACGTGACCGTAGGCCAGTTGTGCGTCGGAGAGGGTAAAAATTGCCATGTGTTCATCTTGTAAAATAAGTTAATCGGTGTTTTTTATGTTTTGAAACGGTTGATGTGATCGCCGCCATTGAATGGCTTGCCCATCAAAATGGTGAATCAAGGCTTATTTTTCACTCCGTTCCAATTTTGAATGCGCTTTAATGTAAACATCAACGCTGCTGTCTGTGCATTTCAAACAAGCACACCGCCGCCGCTGCCGCGACATTCAAAGACTCCCCGCTGCTCATGGGGATGTAAGCGCGTGCTTCGGCGGCTTCGATCAATGTTTGGGTGATGCCTGTGCCTTCATTGCCAAAAACCCATGCCACAGGGCGATTCAGGTCTAAATCGTATAAATCGTTGGCAACATAAGAGCTGGTGGCGATGGTTTGAATGCCTGCGGTCTGTAAATGCACAAACAAAGCCGTCATGTTCACTTGCTCAAAAATGGACAATGAACAATGCGCGCCAACCGCCGCCCGCAGCACTTTGGGTGCAAATGGGTTGGCGCATGCACTGCTCAAGTACACAGTGCGCACACCCGCCGCTGCCGCACTGCGCAAAATCGAACCCATGTTGCCGGGGTCTTGTACACCATCTAGAATCACTGCATTGCCCGTGTCGGAAAACCCCGTACAAACAGGACGTTCAACTTCAAACAGCAACGACACGCCTTGCTCCAATGTGCTCAAATCACGAAATAACGCATCGGGCAACATGTGCACAGTGATTCGAGCTGCACGCATTTGTGCCAATAAAGGGGTGATTTCAACGTGCATTTGTGCACTTTCAGCGACCCAAACCAATATAGGATTTTGATGTGCCAAAAAAGTTTCACAAGCGTGAATGCCTTCGATGACCATGCGCGCATCGCTGCGCTTCGGGCTGGTCAATAATTTTTTCAGGGCTTTAACCGCTGGATTGTCTTTTGAGGTGATTAACATGTGAATTGTGCTGTTGTTTCTGCTGTTGTTTCTGCTGTTGTTTCTGCTGTTGTTTCTAATTTTGCTTCTAATTTTGCTTCTGATTTTGCTTCTGATTTTGCTTCTGATTTTGCTTCTGATTTTGCTTCTGATTTTGCTTCTGATTTTGCTTCTGATTTTGTTTCGGTTTTCGATTCTAAAATCTTACGCACGGGCGCATAGGTGCGGCGGTGTTCTGGGCACACACCATGCGCACGCAAAGCCGCGAGGTGAACGGCAGTTGGATAACCTTTGTGCTGAGCAAAACCATACTGCGGATACAGCGCATCCAAGCGATCACAATCGGCATCGCGCGCCACCTTGGCAAGGATAGAAGCCGCAGAAATGGCGGGTTCAATCGCATCACCGCCAATCAAAGCGCGTCCAGCATAACCTTTTTGCACCAACAATTTAGGGAAATGATTGCCATCCACCCACACCCAATCGGCGTGCTCAGACAAACCTTCAACCGCGCGGGTCATTGCCAATAGGCTGGCTTGCAAAATATTGAGCTCATCGATTTCTTCAACGCTCGCGCTGGCGATGCACCACGCACGGGCTTTGGTTTTGATCTCGGCACTCAAACGCTCACGGGTTTTGGCTGAGAGTTTTTTTGAATCATTCAAGCCTTCAATCGGCTCACCCAACATCACGGCTGCAGCATACACTGCACCTGCCAATGGTCCACGGCCTGCTTCATCTGCACCACATATGGCTTGTGCATCATTCAGCGCACAGGCAAATAAATCATCTGTGCGCAGTGTCATGTGCGCCCAATCACTTGAGCTATCGCTTGTGCGCACAGACTGGGCGTGTCACGGATCAAACTGTGGTGCAGTTCAGTCAAACGTTCAACCACACTTGCATCGCTGGCATAACGGTTCATTTCGGACAACAAGGCATCGGCCAAACCATCGGGCGTCGCATCGTTTTGTAAAACTTCCGGAATAAAGGAGTCATTCAATAAAATATTGGGTAAACCAATCCACGGCAACAACGCCACTTTGGTGTAAATAAACGCCGAAGTGCGTGATGTTTTGTATGCAATGACCATCGGTTTTTTATACAAAGCCACTTCTAAACTGGCCGTGCCACTGGCAACGAGGGTCGCATCGGCGGCCTCCATCACACTGCGCGCTTGCCCATCAAACAAACGCAAGGCGATGTTCGGGGCGTATTGCTGACGCATGGTTTGAATTTTTTCACGCAACGAGGCGTGAGCGACAGGCAAAATGAATTGCACATCGCCCAGCTGTGAAGCCAAGCGTTGTGCCGCCTGAAGAAAGACTGGCAAATTATAATCAATCTCGGAATTGCGCGAACCAGGCAACAGTGCAATGGTGGTTTTAGTGCGCGACAGTTGGAGTGCATCTCGCGCCATCGGCGCATTCGCCAGCAAAGGGATGTGAGGTGCAAATGGATGCCCAACATACGTTGCAGGAATCCCAGCATCTTGGTATATTTTTTGCTCAAATGGAAAAATCAGCAACACATGATCCGCCGCACGACGAACTTTTTCAATGCGTTTGGGACGCCATGCCCAAATCGATGGGCTGACATAATGCATGGTTTTAATGCCCGCCACCCTCAATTTAGTTTCCAGACCCAAATTAAAATCGGGCGCATCCACACCCACAAACACATCTGGTGGGGCAATGGTCAAACGGTTGATGAGGTCGCTGCGCATGCCAATGATACGTGGCAAATGGCGAATCGGCTCGAAATAACCACGCACCGCCAAAGATTGTGAAGGCCACCATGCTTCAACGCCCGCACGCACCATGGCTTCGCCCGCGATGCCTGTTGCACGCACACCCGTAAAAGCCGCTTGCGTGCCTTTGACAAGCTCAGCAGCGAGTTGATCGCCCGAGGACTCACCCGCCACCAATGCGACGTGAACAATTGAATCAGAGGTCATGGCCACTTAACGAATGATGCCGCGAGTGGCTTGGGTTAAAAATGCACTCATGAGGTGCAATGCAGCCGCGTTGTTTGGCTCGTCAGCTGCGGCTGAATTGATCGCAGCAATCGCTTGCTCAGTGGTCAGGTCTTGGCGATAAATTGCTTTATAAGCACGTTTAATCGACATGATTTGCTCCGATGTGAAACCACGGCGTTTCAAACCTTCACTGTTGATGCCAAAAGCTGTTG
The window above is part of the Ephemeroptericola cinctiostellae genome. Proteins encoded here:
- a CDS encoding ATP-binding cassette domain-containing protein, which codes for MAIFTLSDAQLAYGHVALLDHTDFALEEGERVGLIGRNGTGKSSLLKIIAGLQSLDDGLISRQQGLKCAYVEQEPLFAADMTVLQAVAEGVGEGAQLLIEYENLIEELAHAEGDHQMELLDRLQMVQTELEHNDGWTLHTRVQATLDQLGLDEHALCGKLSGGVQKRVAIARALVQAPDILLLDEPTNHLDMTAIGWLEELLRSFKGAVLLITHDRAFLDNVATRIIELDRGLIRSYPGNFTEYQALKAQQLADEAIENAKFDKVMAQEEVWIRKGVEARRTKSVARINRLLEMRQQSSARREQVGNVKLEVAQGDRSGKVVAEMENVCKSFGDRKIVHDFTANIMRGDKVGFLAGNGMGKTTLLKLILGELEADSGRIKTGTNISVAYFDQMRGALDPEQTLADTISPGSEWVEINGAKKHVMGYLADFLFAPQRAHSPVKSLSGGERNRLLLARLFANPANVLVMDEPTNDLDIETLELLEELLQEYPGTVFLVSHDRQFLDNVVTSIIAAEPRVGEWREYVGGFYDWQRQSGLTTPVGYAEVDAAMLKHAPKKAEEPEKAAPADPIKTTAKSKLSFKEQKELEELPITIANLENEQNGINALLLDGQIFVNEPKRGVALTERLGEIDEALLVCLERWEALEARK
- a CDS encoding TrmH family RNA methyltransferase, with product MLITSKDNPAVKALKKLLTSPKRSDARMVIEGIHACETFLAHQNPILVWVAESAQMHVEITPLLAQMRAARITVHMLPDALFRDLSTLEQGVSLLFEVERPVCTGFSDTGNAVILDGVQDPGNMGSILRSAAAAGVRTVYLSSACANPFAPKVLRAAVGAHCSLSIFEQVNMTALFVHLQTAGIQTIATSSYVANDLYDLDLNRPVAWVFGNEGTGITQTLIEAAEARAYIPMSSGESLNVAAAAAVCLFEMHRQQR
- the lpxB gene encoding lipid-A-disaccharide synthase gives rise to the protein MTSDSIVHVALVAGESSGDQLAAELVKGTQAAFTGVRATGIAGEAMVRAGVEAWWPSQSLAVRGYFEPIRHLPRIIGMRSDLINRLTIAPPDVFVGVDAPDFNLGLETKLRVAGIKTMHYVSPSIWAWRPKRIEKVRRAADHVLLIFPFEQKIYQDAGIPATYVGHPFAPHIPLLANAPMARDALQLSRTKTTIALLPGSRNSEIDYNLPVFLQAAQRLASQLGDVQFILPVAHASLREKIQTMRQQYAPNIALRLFDGQARSVMEAADATLVASGTASLEVALYKKPMVIAYKTSRTSAFIYTKVALLPWIGLPNILLNDSFIPEVLQNDATPDGLADALLSEMNRYASDASVVERLTELHHSLIRDTPSLCAQAIAQVIGRT